The following coding sequences lie in one Spinacia oleracea cultivar Varoflay chromosome 1, BTI_SOV_V1, whole genome shotgun sequence genomic window:
- the LOC130463281 gene encoding uncharacterized protein yields the protein MSSWTNFLQSSNEYEKGVEDYLDKAFSTQAIGDQITCLCKVCYHRFWHRRETVFNHLIVNGIEPGTEGWHCYEKGMSSTSNTKRNVEDNTSDMHDDIERLIYDVHRDVAERYEGVGDEPNDEAKKFYKLVEDGKQELYPGCKKFSKLSFLIRFYLLKCTHGLTNVATSDILDFIREVLPDASKVSNSFNEEHEAATSCHVCHASRWKETETENQDDINNQPSKKVHNVPAKVPWHFPLKPRLQRLYMCSETAELLKWHDEERDKDELLRHPADGEAWKEFDLKYPNFAKEARNVRLGLASDGFNPFRTMSTQHSTWPVVLINYNLPPWLCVKPEFLMLSLLIPGPTSPGNDIDVYLQPLVQELKDLWEYGLDTYDAEKRQTFKMHAALQSTTSDFPGYAMLSGWSTKVKFACPYCHYETDHHHLNNSNKSCYCAHRRWLDENHPWQHDMKSFNGEKEERTAPNPLTGTEISSLLENWENKFGKLQPKKKYPDFPWRKSSIFHTLPYWKYCRCRHHLDVMHIEKNICDSVLGTLLDIPGKSKDHHKARLDLQEMGIREELHPLDTDDERYVLLPKASFSMTKEEKSIFCSVLKKAKLPQGCASNIARCVQVKEGKILGYKSHDAHIIMQHLLPATIRKTLPKHVTLPLIRLSGFFKEICKRVINPKDLDRLQAEIVETLCELERIFPPSFFDIMVHLPIHLVDEIKRGGPVCDWWMYPIERYLGKLKSYVKNRCRPEASIAEGYLAEECLILCSRYLHAGAKKRSKWFNTSKEKTDEIDKESPLFPKAGYPLGRKKKGKKKGKAYTLDLNIMALAHRYVLFNCQDDQVENYIKEHEEFVKKKSRDRRKRRWKEAQEHSNEFMVWFREKVELDNVPGHIKWLSIGPSSIARRYTGYFCNGYKFYTRDHDEKCKTQNSGVSLTALTPSFASSKDHNPVLGNVTYYGIVKSIIEIDYWSAFSVVLFECDWFHVEVDDYGLTRVNFKKLCSKDDPFVLASQVHQVFYTQDGLEEDWHYVNRNLLREFFYAEGQSENTYMNEVREPTEDVIPATNHDEHRNWNIEGAYDRVEVPTNTEMRDDSLEDGSDIDDTDWDWMEP from the exons ATGAGTAGTTGGACCAACTTCTTACAATCTAGTAATGAGTATGAGAAAGGTGTGGAGGATTATTTAGATAAAGCGTTTTCTACTCAAGCAATTGGTGATCAGATTACTTGCCTGTGTAAGGTGTGTTATCACCGCTTTTGGCATCGTAGAGAGACAGTATTCAATCATTTGATTGTAAACGGGATCGAGCCTGGCACTGAAGGATGGCATTGTTATGAAAAGGGTATGTCATCGACATCAAATACAAAGAGGAATGTTGAAGATAATACATCAGACATGCATGATGATATTGAACGTTTGATATATGATGTTCATAGAGATGTGGCAGAAAGGTATGAAGGGGTTGGAGATGAGCCAAATGATGAGGCTAAGAAGTTCTATAAGTTAGTTGAAGATGGAAAACAAGAGCTATATCCTGGCTGCAAAAAATTTTCAAAGCTATCATTTCTCATTCGTTTTTACCTTTTGAAGTGTACTCATGGGTTAACTAATGTAGCAACTTCAGATATTTTGGATTTTATCCGAGAAGTATTACCAGATGCATCCAAAGTGTCTAACTCTTTTAATGAG GAGCATGAAGCAGCGACGTCTTGCCATGTTTGTCATGCTTCAAGGTGGAAAGAAACAGAGACTGAAAACCAAGATGATATTAACAATCAGCCATCTAAGAAAGTGCATAATGTCCCTGCTAAAGTTCCTTGGCATTTTCCTCTTAAACCAAGGCTTCAAAGGTTGTACATGTGTTCAGAAACAGCAGAGCTATTGAAGTGGCATGATGAAGAAAGAGATAAAGATGAGTTATTGAGGCATCCGGCTGATGGTGAGGCGTGGAAAGAGTTTGATCTAAAGTACCCAAATTTTGCTAAAGAAGCACGTAATGTTCGTTTGGGGCTTGCAAGTGACGGATTTAATCCATTTCGAACTATGAGCACACAACATAGTACATGGCCTGTTGTTCTAATTAATTACAACTTACCACCATGGTTGTGTGTGAAGCCAGAATTCTTGATGTTGTCTCTCCTTATTCCCGGGCCCACCTCTCCTGGGAATGACATTGATGTCTACCTTCAACCATTGGTTCAAGAACTTAAAGATCTGTGGGAGTATGGGTTGGACACCTATGACGCGGAGAAGAGACAAACATTCAAGATGCATGCAGCTTTACAATCAACGACCAGTGACTTTCCAGGTTATGCTATGTTATCTGGTTGGAGCACCAAAGTGAAGTTTGCATGCCCCTATTGTCACTACGAGACTGATCATCATCACTTGAATAATAGTAACAAATCTTGCTACTGTGCTCATCGTCGATGGTTAGATGAAAATCATCCTTGGCAGCATGATATGAAGTCTTTTAACGGAGAAAAGGAAGAGAGGACAGCTCCAAATCCTTTAACAGGGACTGAAATTTCAAGCTTGTTGGAAAATTGGGAAAATAAGTTTGGAAAGTTACAACCAAAAAAGAAATATCCAGATTTTCCATGGAGAAAGTCCTCTATCTTCCACACTTTGCCATATTGGAAATATTGCAGGTGTCGCCATCATTTGGATGTCATGCACATAGAAAAAAACATATGTGATAGTGTGCTGGGAACTTTGTTAGACATACCTGGAAAGTCAAAAGATCATCATAAGGCTCGATTAGATCTGCAAGAAATGGGTATAAGGGAAGAACTACATCCTTTAGATACAGATGACGAGCGGTATGTTTTGCTGCCCAAAGCATCATTCTCAATGACGAAGGAAGAAAAAAGCATTTTTTGTAGTGTTCTGAAGAAGGCAAAGCTGCCACAAGGTTGTGCATCAAATATTGCAAGGTGTGTGCAAGTGAAGGAGGGAAAAATATTAGGGTACAAGAGTCATGATGCTCATATAATAATGCAACACTTGCTTCCGGCAACAATTAGGAAAACTTTACCAAAGCATGTTACATTACCTCTTATTAGATTGAGTGGCTTTTTTAAAGAAATATGCAAGAGAGTCATCAATCCAAAAGATTTGGATCGCCTTCAAGCTGAAATTGTTGAGACTCTTTGTGAACTTGAAAGAATATTTCCACCATCTTTTTTTGACATCATGGTCCACTTGCCGATTCATTTGGTTGATGAAATAAAGCGTGGTGGACCAGTGTGTGATTGGTGGATGTACCCTATAGAAAGATACCTCGGAAAGCTGAAATCGTATGTTAAAAACCGATGTCGCCCTGAGGCTTCAATAGCAGAAGGTTATTTGGCTGAAGAGTGCTTGATATTATGTTCTAGGTATTTGCATGCTGGTGCAAAGAAGCGATCTAAGTGGTTTAACACAAGTAAGGAGAAAACTGATGAAATTGACAAAGAGTCACCTTTATTCCCTAAGGCAGGTTATCCTCTTGGGAGGAAGAAGAAAGGGAAGAAGAAAGGGAAGGCATACACTCTTGATTTAAACATAATGGCTTTAGCACATCGTTATGTGTTGTTTAATTGTCAAGATGACCAAGTTGAAAATTACATCAA GGAACATGAAGAGTTTGTAAAAAAGAAGTCTAGAGACAGGCGAAAAAGAAGGTGGAAAGAGGCACAAGAGCATAGCAATGAATTCATGGTTTGGTTTAGGGAAAAGGTGGAGCTGGATAATGTCCCTGGTCATATCAAGTGGCTATCAATAGGTCCTTCTAGTATTGCAAGGAGGTACACCGGATATTTTTGCAATGGATATAAGTTCTACACAAGAGATCATGATGAAAAGTGTAAAACTCAAAATAGTGGAGTCTCTTTGACAGCTTTGACTCCAAGCTTCGCGAGTAGCAAGGATCACAATCCCGTTCTTGGTAATGTCACATATTATGGGATTGTAAAATCGATAATTGAGATAGATTATTGGAGTGCATTTAGTGTTGTGTTGTTCGAGTGTGATTGGTTCCATGTGGAAGTAGACGATTATGGACTAACTCGTGTGAACTTCAAGAAATTGTGTTCTAAAGATGATCCTTTTGTCTTGGCATCACAAGTGCATCAAGTGTTCTATACTCAAGACGGCCTTGAAGAAGATTGGCATTATGTGAACCGAAATTTACTAAGAGAATTTTTTTATGCTGAGGGGCAATCTGAAAACACGTATATGAATGAAGTTCGTGAACCTACGGAGGATGTAATTCCGGCTACAAATCATGATGAACACCGAAATTGGAACATAGAAGGTGCTTATGACAGAGTTGAGGTGCCTACAAAcactgaaatgagggatgatAGTCTCGAAGATGGTTCCGATATAGATGACACAGATTGGGATTGGATGGAACCATGA